A region of the Planktothrix tepida PCC 9214 genome:
GACTAAATTTTGGCATAATTCCTTGTGAGATTATTTGAGAAACGTTGCTAATTGAAATCAATACTAGAAGAGAAAATGAGCGTGTATGTTCTGATGAGAACCTCTTAATAAAATTTGAACTCTATTACAATAGGACAACTTCAAAGTAACCCAATTTCTGATAAAAAATCGTAGATTAGATAACAAGAAATTTACGAACTAACTGGGTTTCTGATTGAAGAATACGGTTGTTGATCCCAATTAATAGTTTCCTCAACTAAGCTTTAGTTTAAGCTGAATATCTGTTCTGAACCTGATTCAATAAACGACTCTCTCATTCAATTCAATGGTGCTTGATTCCCCAGACCCGATCTTAACAATCAGTTGTTAGAGTAACAGCTTATGAGTCATTCTCCTTCTTTAGAATCAAGCTCAAGATAATTAAACAATTCCTCTAAACGTTGCGGATTCGTTAAATACAAATACCCAAATAAGGCTTCTAAGCTAGTGGCTTGTTGGTAAGTTTTGGGATCGAGTCTTTTGGGACGTCCAAAAGCTGCATTTCGACCCCGGTTCAAAATTTCTAATTCAGGTTCAGTGAGGTGAGGTTCTAGCGATCGCAAGTGACGAGCTTGGCTTTCTGCACGAACTTGAGACACCACTAACTGATGATACAGATGCGATCGCTTTGGGGGCATCAGATAAAAACTACGAATATACAGTTCATAAACGGCATCTCCTAAATAGGCCCAAGATGCTGGAGAAATCCGTTGAACTTGTTCTGGTGATAGGCTTTGATGAAGCATTTGATCCAGAGGTAGAGACTAACCAGAGGGAACTAGCTAGTCGTTAAAAAATAGTCGTAAAAATTGTTTCACCCTTACCTTATCCCATTGACTCGGTATCCTCACCTGATCGGGGTATAGATACTACCCCATCGACTCTCACACCTAGGCATTTTTCACGTTCTCGATCGCATCGTCTACAGATGGCTGTAAAGAGAGAAACTTTTCCAAGCGAACCAATTTAACAGTTTGAGTTACACGAGGATTGGAAACAATCTGTAAAGTTCCGCCGCTACTTTGCGCTTTTTTCACAAGCTGCACGAGCGCCCCTAATCCCGAACTGTCTACAAAATCTATCTGAGAGAGATCCAATATAATGTGCTTGGGGCCCTTTTCAATATATTTACCCACCACTTTACGAAAGGTGCCTTCTGAGAAAGCATCCATCAATCCAGTGAGGCGAAAGAGTTGATAGTTGTCTTTAGTATCCCGTGTACCCCGAAGGCTCACGGTTAAATTCAGTTGCTCAGGAATGATACCCTCCTAACTACATAGAACTTGACATCGCCGATCTAGTATAAGGGCTTTTTAATAAAATGTCTACTGAATTAGGAGGGACAGAGCCGTTTAATTTTGTTCTTTCTGGTGTTGCATCGCTTGAACAAAACGTTCAAACAAATAATCAGCATCATGGGGGCCAGGACTGGCTTCCGGGTGATATTGAACCGAAAACAAAGGTAAAGTTTTGTGTTTTAATCCCGCAACAGTACGATCATTCAAATTGAGGTGAGTAATTTGTACATCCTCAGCAATGGTATCAGGATCAATAGCAAACCCATGATTTTGGCTAGTAATTTCAACTTGTTGTTGTGCTAAACCAGCCGGTTGATTTAAGCCTCGATGACCAAATTTTAATTTAAACGTTTCTGCTCCCAAGGATAACCCTAAAATTTGATGACCCATACAAATCCCAAACACGGGTTTGTCAGACTTAACTAGGGCTTTTGTTGTGTTAATCCCTTCGGTAACGGCGGATGGATCACCAGGGCCATTAGACAGGAAAATCCCATCGGGATTGTATTTGAGAATTTCTTCCGGGGGGGTATGGGCTGGAACGACAATCACTCGACAGCCATAACTCGCTAACCGTCGCAGAATATTGCGTTTTACCCCAAAGTCTAAGGCGACAACTGTATAACGCGGTTGTTGATTTCCCCCAACAGATTCACTAAACTCCCAAGCGGTTTCTGTAGGTTCCAACCATTCATAAGCTTCTTGGGTTGTAACTTCTTTCACTAAGTTCAACCCAGCCATACTAGGAGCTTGTTCGACTAAATTTCGCAGTTCCCCCGGATCTAAAATTTCCGTAGAAATCGCCCCATTCATCGCTCCAACAGTACGGATTTTCCGAGTCAGGGCGCGGGTATCAATTCCGTAAATACCGGGAATATTGTGCTGTTTTAAATAGTCCGGTAAGGACTGAGTGGAACGCCAATTACTCGGACGGTGACAAATATTACGGGCGATAGCCCCTCGAACATGGGGAAACGCGGATTCTTCATCGTCGGGGTTAACCCCAGTATTGCCCAACTCTGGATAGGTAAAGGTGACAATTTGTCCACAATAGCTGGGATCAGTCAAGACTTCTTGATATCCGGTCATACCCGTATTAAAGACAACTTCCCCAATGACGGTTCCTGGAGCGCCGAATGACCAGCCTGTATAGGTGGTTCCATCAGCCAGGACAAGTAAAGCAGGTTGTGCAGAGGTCAGGGACATTGGATTTGGTCTACCTTTAATCTGAAATCACCTCAATATTATTCCAGACATTCTCTGAACTGACACATAGATCTTGTCCTGTGTTGTCATTACCTGACTTTAGAGAAAAGGGAACAGGGAACAGGGAACAGGGAACAGGCAATATAGGCAATAGGTAACAGAGGGACATTGAACTTCTTTGACCATTCTTTAACTTCTTTAATATTCGGCTTCCTAATAACTAATTTGCAGGGTGACGGAGGCTCTGACTTGTTGTTCTCCTCCGACAACGGGAGTCGGTGGGGCTGCTGGTGCCATCGCATCTGCTTTATACATAACAGG
Encoded here:
- a CDS encoding Mini-ribonuclease 3, yielding MLHQSLSPEQVQRISPASWAYLGDAVYELYIRSFYLMPPKRSHLYHQLVVSQVRAESQARHLRSLEPHLTEPELEILNRGRNAAFGRPKRLDPKTYQQATSLEALFGYLYLTNPQRLEELFNYLELDSKEGE
- a CDS encoding STAS domain-containing protein translates to MNLTVSLRGTRDTKDNYQLFRLTGLMDAFSEGTFRKVVGKYIEKGPKHIILDLSQIDFVDSSGLGALVQLVKKAQSSGGTLQIVSNPRVTQTVKLVRLEKFLSLQPSVDDAIENVKNA
- the carA gene encoding glutamine-hydrolyzing carbamoyl-phosphate synthase small subunit, whose protein sequence is MSLTSAQPALLVLADGTTYTGWSFGAPGTVIGEVVFNTGMTGYQEVLTDPSYCGQIVTFTYPELGNTGVNPDDEESAFPHVRGAIARNICHRPSNWRSTQSLPDYLKQHNIPGIYGIDTRALTRKIRTVGAMNGAISTEILDPGELRNLVEQAPSMAGLNLVKEVTTQEAYEWLEPTETAWEFSESVGGNQQPRYTVVALDFGVKRNILRRLASYGCRVIVVPAHTPPEEILKYNPDGIFLSNGPGDPSAVTEGINTTKALVKSDKPVFGICMGHQILGLSLGAETFKLKFGHRGLNQPAGLAQQQVEITSQNHGFAIDPDTIAEDVQITHLNLNDRTVAGLKHKTLPLFSVQYHPEASPGPHDADYLFERFVQAMQHQKEQN